In the genome of Verrucomicrobiota bacterium, one region contains:
- a CDS encoding SWIM zinc finger family protein, translating to MRGDFWSPYIPVAVRREKAKKKMLQLQKRGQVVMPVEIEGRKIAKTFWGAGWCNHLESFSDFANRIPRGRSYVRNGSVCHLDIKQGEIEAMVSGSSIYKVTVTITSLGTEAWTQVKNKCAGQVGSLLELLQGKLSESVMAVVADKNTGLFPSPKEIDFECNCPDYAVMCKHVAAVLYGVGARLDTQPELLFKLRGVDHQELISTDVGLATAGKAPGKGRRIANESLADVFGIELSESEQKPQGPTKEKATKKRGKPTAKKSPRHSAKTPKKKASIRKKPGRRVKKADLEFTAQAITALRKKFCMSPIEFALLLGVSTLSVTNWEQKHGLLNLRKSSLEALQSVSQLTKRAAWEELRNI from the coding sequence ATGAGAGGAGATTTCTGGTCCCCCTATATTCCGGTGGCTGTCCGCCGCGAGAAAGCCAAAAAGAAGATGCTTCAGTTGCAAAAAAGGGGACAGGTTGTGATGCCTGTGGAGATCGAAGGTAGAAAAATCGCAAAGACTTTCTGGGGCGCCGGCTGGTGCAACCACCTGGAATCCTTCAGTGACTTCGCCAACCGTATTCCCAGGGGGCGCAGCTACGTACGCAATGGCTCCGTCTGCCACCTCGATATTAAACAAGGGGAAATTGAAGCCATGGTCAGCGGCTCTTCGATTTACAAGGTCACCGTCACAATCACTTCACTGGGAACCGAAGCGTGGACACAGGTAAAAAACAAATGCGCCGGGCAAGTCGGCTCCCTGCTGGAACTGCTGCAAGGCAAGCTATCCGAAAGCGTGATGGCTGTGGTCGCTGACAAAAATACCGGATTATTTCCCTCGCCTAAAGAAATTGATTTCGAATGCAACTGCCCCGATTACGCGGTTATGTGCAAACATGTCGCCGCCGTTCTCTACGGCGTGGGGGCGAGGCTGGACACCCAGCCGGAACTACTTTTCAAATTGCGTGGAGTCGATCATCAGGAACTCATCAGTACGGATGTGGGCCTGGCAACGGCAGGTAAAGCTCCGGGCAAAGGCAGACGCATCGCTAATGAATCTCTCGCCGATGTGTTTGGTATTGAGCTATCGGAAAGCGAACAAAAACCCCAAGGTCCGACCAAGGAAAAAGCGACAAAGAAACGAGGCAAACCAACTGCCAAAAAATCTCCCCGGCACAGCGCGAAAACTCCAAAGAAAAAGGCTTCCATCCGAAAGAAGCCCGGTCGGCGCGTTAAAAAAGCAGACCTGGAATTCACCGCCCAAGCAATCACCGCCCTGCGGAAAAAGTTTTGTATGTCACCGATTGAGTTCGCGCTCCTCCTGGGCGTGAGCACCCTTTCCGTAACCAATTGGGAACAAAAACACGGATTACTCAATCTGCGCAAAAGTTCCCTTGAAGCCCTCCAATCCGTGAGTCAATTAACCAAACGTGCCGCGTGGGAGGAGTTGAGGAACATTTGA